The following are from one region of the Hymenobacter radiodurans genome:
- a CDS encoding NAD(P)H-dependent glycerol-3-phosphate dehydrogenase: protein MEKIAMIGGGSWATALTKILSENGAQVGWWLRSKDDVQHLLRTRHNPRYLSSVAFDLSRVFPSTDLKEVVEDADWLVLAVPAAFVQGALDKLDRDSLRDKRVISAIKGMIPGKNVLVTDYVAERFRLDVEQLGVVAGPCHAEEVALEKQSYLTIGGPDLELAEDFCQLLRNRYVKAHPAADLDGIEYCAVMKNIIALTCGIAHGLGYGDNFQAVLVSNAVQEIRRFLYALSPNQRDLSASAYLGDLLVTAYSQFSRNRTFGNMVGRGYSVKSAQMEMNMVAEGYYAVKSIYELNKKLKVSMPITNAAYHILYEKISPAVELEILKEKFK, encoded by the coding sequence GTGGAAAAAATAGCCATGATCGGCGGCGGCTCCTGGGCTACTGCTTTAACAAAAATATTATCCGAAAACGGGGCCCAGGTGGGCTGGTGGCTGCGCTCCAAAGACGATGTGCAGCACTTGCTGCGTACGCGCCACAACCCGCGCTACTTATCCTCGGTGGCCTTCGATCTGAGTCGCGTTTTTCCCTCCACCGACCTGAAGGAAGTGGTCGAAGATGCCGATTGGCTGGTGCTGGCCGTGCCCGCCGCCTTTGTGCAGGGCGCCCTCGACAAGCTCGACCGCGATTCTCTCCGCGACAAGCGCGTTATTTCCGCCATTAAGGGCATGATTCCGGGCAAAAATGTGCTCGTTACCGATTACGTAGCTGAGCGTTTTCGGCTTGATGTAGAGCAATTGGGCGTTGTGGCCGGCCCATGCCACGCCGAGGAAGTGGCCCTCGAAAAGCAGAGCTACCTCACCATCGGCGGCCCCGATCTGGAGTTGGCCGAGGATTTCTGCCAGCTCCTGCGCAACCGCTACGTGAAGGCACACCCCGCCGCCGACCTCGACGGCATTGAATACTGCGCCGTGATGAAAAACATCATTGCCTTAACCTGCGGCATTGCCCACGGCCTGGGCTACGGCGACAATTTTCAGGCGGTATTAGTCAGTAACGCGGTGCAGGAAATCCGGCGCTTCCTCTACGCGCTCAGCCCCAACCAGCGCGACCTGAGCGCCAGCGCCTACCTCGGCGACCTGCTCGTAACGGCTTACTCCCAGTTCTCCCGCAACCGCACGTTTGGCAACATGGTAGGTCGCGGCTACTCCGTAAAATCGGCGCAGATGGAGATGAACATGGTGGCCGAGGGCTACTACGCCGTCAAGAGTATTTATGAGCTGAATAAGAAGCTGAAGGTGAGCATGCCAATTACCAACGCAGCTTACCACATCCTCTATGAGAAGATTTCGCCGGCCGTGGAGCTGGAGATTCTGAAGGAGAAGTTCAAGTAA
- a CDS encoding DUF4259 domain-containing protein, giving the protein MGTWGYYNFDNDAAADFAEDFRDNHNEAKLLEALVAVAEEEDHIDGDAASEALAAAEIVAAILGKPSRDFPADLIPVIVKLDASESEDLREMAQQAVQAVVSKSELQEMWAKNESAEDWQHTQQDLLHRLT; this is encoded by the coding sequence ATGGGAACCTGGGGCTACTACAACTTCGACAACGACGCGGCAGCCGACTTCGCCGAAGACTTCCGTGATAATCACAATGAGGCAAAGCTGCTCGAAGCGTTAGTCGCGGTGGCTGAGGAGGAAGACCATATTGACGGTGATGCAGCCAGCGAAGCGCTGGCGGCGGCTGAAATAGTAGCTGCCATTCTGGGCAAACCGTCCCGCGATTTTCCCGCCGATCTGATACCCGTAATAGTGAAGCTGGATGCCAGCGAAAGCGAGGACCTGCGCGAGATGGCCCAGCAAGCCGTGCAGGCTGTAGTCAGCAAGTCGGAGCTACAGGAGATGTGGGCTAAAAACGAATCGGCCGAGGACTGGCAGCATACCCAGCAGGACCTATTACATCGCCTGACCTAG
- a CDS encoding efflux RND transporter periplasmic adaptor subunit, whose amino-acid sequence MKNNRLLYILLGVLVLLIAGYMVAKKQGWIGKPDGTEVIVAKAGPATIVEKVSASGKVQPETEVKISPDVSGEITELYVAEGDSVKKGQLLLRIRPDNYQAMVNMQSASVNTQRANVGQTQARLQQLMANAKQTELAYRRNASLYKQKVISQADYEASKAAYDASQEEINSARQSIRGAQSGVASAQASLDEARRNLEKTTIYAPVSGTVSKLNVERGERVVGTSQMAGTEIMRIADLNSMEVRVNVNENQIIDVNLGDSVNVDVDSYANKDEKFRGIVTSVANTAKDALTAEAVTEFEVRIRLVPESYQHLVRNVGGRTIVPFRPGMTASVDIITDRKSNVLSVPLNAVTTKTDSSAIAGPNKGDGPKVRVGRGGGGNSEETAQAAPTDVQEVVFVIRDGKAVMVPVKTGISDITNIEILSGLKAGDQVASGPYATVHKKLKDGAVVVVKDEKSINKAALKEEVADAD is encoded by the coding sequence ATGAAAAACAACCGCTTACTATACATTCTGCTGGGAGTACTGGTTCTGTTGATAGCCGGGTACATGGTGGCCAAAAAGCAGGGATGGATAGGTAAACCTGACGGAACCGAAGTTATCGTCGCCAAAGCCGGGCCAGCGACTATCGTGGAAAAGGTAAGCGCCTCGGGCAAAGTACAGCCGGAGACGGAAGTAAAAATCTCGCCCGACGTATCCGGTGAAATCACGGAGCTGTATGTAGCCGAGGGCGACTCCGTTAAAAAAGGGCAGCTGTTGCTCCGCATTCGCCCCGATAACTACCAGGCTATGGTAAACATGCAGTCGGCGAGCGTGAATACCCAGCGGGCCAACGTTGGCCAGACGCAGGCGCGCTTGCAGCAGTTGATGGCGAACGCCAAGCAGACTGAGCTGGCGTATCGTCGGAATGCCTCGCTGTATAAGCAAAAAGTAATTTCCCAGGCCGATTACGAGGCTAGCAAAGCCGCCTACGACGCCAGCCAGGAAGAAATAAACAGCGCCCGCCAAAGCATTCGCGGTGCCCAGTCTGGAGTAGCCAGCGCGCAGGCATCATTGGATGAGGCTCGCCGCAACCTGGAGAAAACGACCATTTACGCCCCCGTAAGCGGCACCGTCAGTAAGCTGAATGTGGAGCGAGGCGAGCGGGTAGTAGGTACTTCGCAAATGGCTGGTACCGAAATCATGCGCATTGCCGACCTCAACTCCATGGAGGTGCGGGTGAACGTGAACGAAAACCAGATCATCGACGTGAACCTGGGCGACTCGGTGAACGTGGATGTGGACTCCTACGCCAATAAGGACGAGAAATTCCGGGGCATCGTAACCAGCGTGGCCAATACCGCCAAAGACGCCCTGACTGCTGAAGCTGTTACCGAATTTGAGGTCCGAATCCGTCTGGTGCCCGAATCCTATCAGCACCTGGTGCGCAATGTGGGCGGCCGTACCATCGTCCCATTCCGTCCTGGCATGACAGCTTCTGTTGATATTATCACCGACCGTAAAAGCAATGTGCTGAGCGTGCCGCTCAACGCCGTAACCACCAAAACGGATAGCTCGGCCATCGCCGGCCCCAACAAAGGTGATGGTCCGAAGGTGCGCGTAGGCCGTGGCGGCGGTGGCAATTCGGAGGAGACTGCCCAAGCCGCGCCAACCGATGTGCAGGAAGTGGTATTCGTAATTCGTGATGGCAAGGCCGTAATGGTGCCAGTAAAAACTGGAATCAGCGACATCACAAATATTGAAATTCTCAGTGGCCTGAAAGCCGGCGACCAGGTAGCCAGCGGCCCGTATGCAACCGTGCATAAGAAGCTGAAAGACGGGGCAGTAGTGGTAGTGAAAGACGAAAAGTCTATCAACAAAGCGGCTCTAAAAGAAGAAGTAGCTGATGCTGATTAA
- a CDS encoding TolC family protein, translating to MKQTRTPIFHRVTALGASAWLLLAVPGLAQTTTPAQPPAGTIAAPAPVPSGPWTLQRAVDYAVQNNLNVRQSTLSAELSDADLRQSRAAMLPTASANGTQAWNYGTGLDPLTNDFVSQTIRSNNFSANTQLNIFSGFQLRNTVKRNVLDYKASLADIEQARNDLSLNVAAAFLQLVLNQELVRTNELRVNTTQQQLERTKKLLAAGSVAESNLLDTQAQLASDELNLVTAQNQRDISRLQLAQLLNLDPAGAAAFQIEVPNLPDPDEQSTVNFNPNDTYQTAQGFLPQIQAADLRVQSSIRGVEVARGLIIPVYSSGPVFSQVSPPPGWRGCSPATLLLALRCPSFRLTQ from the coding sequence ATGAAACAAACTCGTACTCCGATCTTCCATCGGGTGACTGCCCTGGGGGCAAGCGCCTGGTTGTTGCTGGCCGTACCAGGGTTGGCTCAAACGACTACGCCTGCTCAGCCGCCCGCCGGCACCATTGCTGCTCCGGCTCCGGTGCCTAGCGGCCCCTGGACCCTGCAGCGGGCCGTAGATTATGCTGTGCAGAACAACCTCAACGTACGCCAAAGCACACTTTCGGCGGAGCTCAGCGACGCAGATCTACGGCAAAGCCGGGCGGCAATGTTGCCTACGGCCAGCGCCAACGGCACGCAGGCTTGGAACTATGGTACCGGCCTCGACCCGCTGACCAACGACTTCGTAAGTCAGACAATTCGCTCTAATAACTTCTCGGCAAATACTCAGCTGAATATCTTCTCGGGATTTCAGCTGCGCAATACTGTGAAGCGCAATGTGTTGGACTACAAGGCTAGCCTAGCCGACATTGAGCAGGCTCGCAATGATTTGTCTTTGAATGTTGCCGCGGCGTTTCTGCAGTTAGTATTGAACCAGGAGTTGGTGCGCACCAATGAACTGCGGGTAAACACTACCCAACAGCAGCTCGAGCGGACCAAGAAACTGCTCGCGGCCGGCAGCGTGGCCGAAAGCAACCTGCTTGATACACAAGCGCAGCTAGCTTCCGACGAGCTTAACTTAGTAACGGCCCAAAACCAGCGCGACATTTCGCGCCTGCAATTAGCGCAGCTGCTCAATCTGGACCCGGCCGGTGCCGCCGCTTTCCAGATCGAAGTGCCGAACCTGCCGGACCCCGATGAGCAATCGACTGTCAATTTTAATCCTAACGATACTTACCAAACCGCGCAGGGCTTCTTGCCGCAGATTCAAGCGGCTGATTTGCGCGTGCAAAGTTCAATTCGGGGCGTTGAGGTAGCGCGGGGGCTTATTATCCCCGTTTATTCTTCGGGGCCGGTGTTTTCACAGGTTTCTCCTCCGCCCGGCTGGCGCGGGTGCTCACCGGCGACTCTACTGCTGGCACTCCGCTGCCCGTCTTTCAGATTGACCCAATAG
- a CDS encoding DUF2911 domain-containing protein — protein MKTSSPKFLLLFVWVMLLFAGSAVAQTTTKAPEDKSKRPSPPATVTGPNFTIEYSRPSMKGRKIFGELEPYGKVWRTGANEATTFEAKQAVTINGQALPAGKYALFTIPNEQEWTIIFNKTANQWGAFKYDEKQDALRVKVKPTKTAQPVEQFTIKADKAGTVTMAWENSQVAFKVAGAAKAQL, from the coding sequence ATGAAAACCTCCTCTCCCAAATTCCTGCTCCTTTTCGTCTGGGTCATGTTGCTGTTTGCGGGCAGCGCTGTTGCCCAGACTACGACTAAAGCGCCTGAAGACAAAAGCAAGCGCCCAAGCCCCCCGGCCACCGTTACGGGCCCCAACTTCACCATCGAGTACAGCCGACCTTCGATGAAAGGCCGCAAGATCTTCGGCGAACTGGAGCCTTACGGCAAGGTGTGGCGCACGGGCGCCAATGAGGCTACTACGTTTGAAGCCAAACAGGCCGTTACCATCAATGGGCAGGCGCTACCTGCTGGCAAATACGCCCTGTTTACTATTCCCAACGAGCAGGAATGGACCATTATCTTCAACAAAACCGCCAATCAGTGGGGCGCTTTTAAGTACGACGAAAAGCAGGATGCTCTGCGCGTCAAAGTGAAGCCCACCAAGACCGCACAACCCGTAGAGCAGTTCACCATCAAAGCCGATAAAGCTGGCACTGTCACGATGGCCTGGGAAAACTCGCAGGTTGCTTTCAAAGTTGCTGGTGCTGCTAAGGCGCAACTGTAG
- a CDS encoding EamA family transporter: MNWLLLAVITAFCLGLYNFFIKLASGNIHQVAGAVLLQLVAAAVGGFLLLYIKATRQPVSISQTGVLYSCLAGLSVGIAEILTFYVFTKGAPASVGTPIIVGGSVAVAAVLGWLVLREQITLGQVLGVGLIVAGVVLLARGH, translated from the coding sequence ATGAACTGGCTTTTGCTGGCTGTCATCACAGCCTTCTGCCTCGGGCTTTATAACTTCTTTATTAAGCTGGCATCGGGTAACATTCACCAAGTAGCTGGGGCAGTACTCCTTCAGCTCGTGGCGGCGGCGGTGGGGGGCTTTTTGCTACTTTATATCAAGGCTACACGGCAGCCAGTGAGCATCTCTCAAACGGGCGTGCTGTATTCCTGTCTGGCGGGTTTGAGCGTGGGCATCGCTGAGATTTTGACATTCTACGTGTTCACGAAAGGCGCCCCAGCCTCGGTGGGTACGCCCATTATCGTCGGTGGCTCGGTGGCGGTGGCCGCCGTGCTGGGTTGGTTGGTGCTGCGAGAGCAGATTACGCTGGGCCAGGTGCTGGGCGTAGGGCTGATAGTGGCTGGCGTGGTATTACTCGCCAGAGGTCATTAG
- a CDS encoding tryptophan 2,3-dioxygenase family protein — MPPNQSEFTPQVLEQLRRLQAKYAADGQDLASYLEGLFYADYVNYWDYIELDTLLSLQRPLTQIPDERIFIMYHQITELYFKLCLCEYEQMGELQQPTVGELVLRINRINRYFENLIDSFDVMVDGMDKQQFLQFRMALMPASGFQSVQYRMIELASTSLDNLVDKEKRRLLGEAAAHDELMGCIYWKAGATIEESGAKALTLIQFEEKYTQTLHDHAAHYRTRNVWTVLERLPAEDQRHPRLVRALRQLDANVNVNWPLMHYKSAVRYLERDPTAIAATGGTNWKKYLPPKFQRRIFYPLLWTEQELEEWGKAWVEEVLGEAQAPK, encoded by the coding sequence ATGCCCCCCAATCAATCCGAATTCACGCCTCAGGTGCTCGAACAGCTCCGCCGCCTGCAAGCCAAATATGCCGCTGACGGCCAAGACCTTGCTTCCTACCTCGAAGGCCTTTTCTACGCCGATTACGTCAACTACTGGGACTATATCGAGCTTGATACGCTCCTGAGTCTGCAGCGCCCGCTTACCCAGATTCCGGATGAGCGTATTTTCATTATGTATCACCAGATCACGGAGTTGTACTTCAAGCTCTGCCTCTGCGAGTACGAGCAGATGGGCGAGTTGCAGCAGCCCACCGTGGGCGAGCTGGTGCTGCGCATCAACCGCATCAACCGCTACTTTGAGAACCTGATCGACTCGTTCGACGTGATGGTGGACGGCATGGACAAGCAGCAGTTCTTGCAGTTTCGCATGGCCCTGATGCCGGCCTCGGGCTTCCAGAGCGTGCAGTACCGCATGATTGAGTTAGCCTCTACTTCGCTCGACAACCTGGTAGATAAAGAGAAGCGCCGCCTGCTGGGCGAAGCCGCTGCCCACGACGAGCTAATGGGTTGCATCTACTGGAAAGCCGGCGCTACTATCGAAGAATCGGGCGCGAAAGCCCTGACGCTGATTCAGTTTGAGGAAAAGTACACCCAAACCCTCCACGACCACGCCGCTCACTACCGCACCCGCAACGTCTGGACGGTGCTAGAGCGTCTGCCCGCCGAAGATCAGCGCCACCCCCGCCTAGTGCGCGCCCTGCGCCAGCTCGACGCCAACGTGAACGTGAACTGGCCCCTGATGCACTACAAATCGGCGGTGCGCTACCTGGAGCGCGACCCTACCGCCATCGCTGCCACGGGCGGCACCAACTGGAAGAAATATTTGCCCCCCAAGTTCCAGCGCCGCATCTTTTACCCGCTGCTCTGGACGGAGCAGGAGTTGGAGGAATGGGGTAAGGCTTGGGTAGAGGAAGTTTTGGGAGAAGCGCAGGCGCCGAAGTAG
- the sdaAB gene encoding L-serine ammonia-lyase, iron-sulfur-dependent subunit beta — translation MAEKSSIFDMIGPVMIGPSSSHTAGVVRIAGAAIRILGSLPTHATITFYNSFARTYEGHGSDRAIVAGLLGYATDDKRIRDAFDYAKEAGLQYTFQSVGNASTMHPNTIKLQLRDERTGHSTEVIGQSRGGGVIRIVEVDGFPADFSASLHTLIVDADDRQGSIAFIASVIAHDDCNIATMFVSRKGRNDLARQFIEMDSGIKPITLEYLRQLSWVHQVTYIPTVE, via the coding sequence ATGGCCGAGAAAAGCAGCATTTTTGATATGATTGGGCCGGTGATGATTGGGCCCAGCAGCTCGCACACGGCCGGAGTAGTGCGCATTGCGGGTGCCGCGATTCGAATTCTGGGTTCGTTGCCCACTCACGCCACCATTACCTTTTACAACTCCTTCGCCCGCACCTACGAGGGCCACGGCTCCGACCGCGCCATTGTGGCCGGTTTGCTGGGCTACGCCACCGACGACAAGCGCATCCGCGACGCCTTCGACTACGCCAAGGAAGCCGGCCTGCAATACACGTTTCAGAGTGTAGGCAATGCGTCCACCATGCACCCGAACACGATAAAGCTGCAGTTGCGCGATGAGCGCACGGGCCATTCTACTGAGGTTATTGGCCAAAGCAGGGGCGGGGGCGTGATTCGGATAGTTGAGGTCGACGGTTTTCCGGCCGACTTTTCCGCCTCTCTACATACGCTCATCGTGGACGCCGACGACCGACAGGGCTCTATTGCCTTTATCGCGTCCGTCATTGCCCACGACGACTGCAACATCGCTACCATGTTCGTTTCGCGCAAAGGGCGCAACGATTTGGCCCGCCAGTTTATCGAAATGGACTCAGGCATCAAGCCGATTACGCTCGAATATCTGCGCCAGCTAAGCTGGGTTCATCAGGTTACCTACATTCCTACTGTCGAATAA
- a CDS encoding TolC family protein: MLTGDSTAGTPLPVFQIDPIVGPRPTNFAVLTPRQPNFELLPTEFGSQIKDNIGRSLQFTLQIPILNGLQTRTNVQRSQIAVKQAELRAAQTRLELQQTIQQAYADAIAAQRRFASASRQVQALTTAYRNAEIRFNNGLLNGTEFNIAKNNLNGAESSMIQAKYEFIFRRKVLEFYQGNPLTL, from the coding sequence GTGCTCACCGGCGACTCTACTGCTGGCACTCCGCTGCCCGTCTTTCAGATTGACCCAATAGTTGGCCCGCGTCCCACCAACTTTGCGGTGCTCACACCTCGTCAACCCAATTTTGAGCTGCTTCCTACTGAATTTGGCTCTCAAATAAAGGATAACATTGGCCGTTCCCTGCAATTCACGCTGCAAATCCCCATTCTGAATGGTCTGCAGACCCGTACCAATGTGCAGCGCTCCCAGATTGCGGTAAAGCAGGCCGAGCTACGGGCCGCCCAAACCCGTCTAGAACTACAGCAGACTATTCAGCAGGCCTACGCCGACGCGATTGCCGCCCAGCGTCGCTTTGCCTCCGCCAGCCGTCAGGTGCAAGCCCTTACTACGGCCTACCGCAACGCCGAAATCCGGTTCAACAACGGCTTGCTGAACGGCACGGAGTTTAACATTGCAAAAAATAACCTCAATGGAGCCGAATCGAGCATGATTCAGGCGAAGTATGAGTTTATTTTCCGTCGGAAGGTGTTAGAGTTTTACCAAGGCAACCCGCTGACCTTATAA